The nucleotide sequence CTTTGGGAAGATTTGATTGAGTTAACGCAGGACATTGTTTTTAGGAAAATGTTGATTTGGGTTATATTATTTTAAGTTACTTTGGTTTTAATTTTGTCCTTTTTCAATTGAGAGTATCAgaaaatctcaaaaaaaaaaaaaagatgaagagggccATGGGAAGGAAAAACCGATGgagtaagtctttttagagattccaatataaacTAGTACATGCGGAGCAAAAAAATGAattttacactctaaaatatgtccacatacatctgtatatAGTCCATATGAAAAtttctaaaaaagacttatatttagaaacgaagagaGTAGTTATTATTTTTATGATTAAAATACCAGCGAATAAACTGATGAACCAGCGGTCGAACCGGTGAAAACTGAggtcttctttggttcataggataggaattttataggaatagaaaAATCATAGGCCTCCTTTGGATTGGAGGATTTTTGTAGAAATTTCATAGGATAgaatttttgcaggaaaaatttctttaaagccctttggttcgtaggaatggaatcctatttctatggaggaattcttcctatcctccatatttcataagaaaataaacattagcctagactcaatggaaaaaatcctatgaagTGAATCAAAGGACATcttctttcctattcctactcataggatttgagatgcatgtcatctcatttcctatgacttttctatttctatgattttcctaccctatgaaccaaaggaggcagtgaggcctcttttggttcataggataggattatcataggaataggaatcttataggaaatgagatgacatgtatcttaaatcATATGAGTAGGAATAGAgaacaagatgtcatttggttgacaccaaaggaatttttccatcaagtctaggctcttttttatttttctatgaaatatggaggataggaaccaatcctatgtagaaaTAGGAATCCGTTCCTGTGAActaaagggctttaaaggaaaaaTTCTATAAGAATCTTATACTCTAGAATTCATATGAAATTCTTTTAAACCAAAAGAGGCctgagatgacatgcatgtcaattcctataTCATTTGGTGCATAGAATAAGattttttttccattgagtctagccTAATGTTTTTTCCCCTTCAAAACGTGAAGGATTGATttctatcctacataggaatagaaatCTATTCCTGCAAACAAAAGGGCTTCAAAGAAATTTTTCTTTGCAAATCCTATTTGCAAATcttatcctatagaattcctaggAACAAATTCCTATACAAACCAAAGGAGCAAATcatatcctatagaattcctacaaaCGAATTCCtatacaaaccaaaggaggcctgaaCCAGCAGTGACAGCGGTCCGGTTTTTTAAGCTATGGGCGTGTGGTATGTCTGCGCTGAACAAGAGCAAAGCCCCGACTCTCCTCGTGTTCCGCACTCTGCACTCCATGGTCCATCCACGCACACGCTCATCACGCCACGCGCCCGATCGCCAGATCGGTGTCCTGCCTCGTGGCCTGGCCCCTGAGTGCGCTCTGAACGTGGGTGGTTGGCTGGCAGCCCTGTCGTCGCCATGAACCTGTTCCACAGCTGCAACGCCATTGCCCAGCTCCCGCTACAGCAAGCACTCGTACTGCACGCACGGTGTAGTTGGCAGAGGCGCGTAATCAATTCAGCAGATCTCGCGCCACCAAATGTGCTGACAAAGATTTAAGGGCCGAACTACCAACAAATTTCAAGCCAAAAACCGGATAAATAGATGCGCCATAAACATTCAACACCAAGATCCAACATTCAACATCATCAACGACGCCAAGAATTCCAAGCTTCCTCTCTAAAATGTTGTTTATTCCATCATCGCGATTTTATTCCATTCTCGCGGCAGCTAATAAGCAAGCAAGCAAATCGAACCCACGGCGGCGTCGGCGAGGCCTCAGACGCCGGGCGGGAGCGGGATGGAGGCGACGGTCTTGGCCCAGGCGGGGCGGGCGGAGATCTCCTCCCACCAGGCCTTGACGTGGGGGCGGGAGGCCACCAGGCCCGCCTTGGGGCTCTTGGTGAGCATGAAGAGGTAGGACATGTGGTTGGCGTCGGCGAGCGTGAAGGCGTCGCCGGCCAGGTACTTGTTCCCGGCGGCGAGGTGGGCCTCGTAGACGTCGAGCagcttggcgaggtcggcggcgttCTTGTCCACCTCGGCCGCGTCGGTGGGGGCGCCCAGTATGGGCTTGATGACCAGCTCGTACACCAGTGCCCGCGCCGGCGGGTAGAAGTGGTGCGACTCCACCTCCAGCCACGCCTCCAGCTTGGCCGACGGCGTCGGCAGCAGGGCCGCCCCGTACTTGGTCGCGATGTACCGGTTGATGGCGCGCGACTCTGCAGCCAAATTCGTTCATGATTTGGGGGGCTTAATCTCAAGCTCCGCTCCACgcaaaacaagaacaaaaaatCTCAAGCTCTGCTCGACTAGTTAATTGCTCGTAGACCTGCTCCTCGGAATCTTGCTTAGATTTGTTATGACCAAATCCTCGCGCTCTAATTTTTTAATCTCAGGCAAATTACAAGTATATTCTACTCCTACCTTTTCCGAGAAATTTTATAAGTAGATCCTAGTCCAAGTTTGGATAGATCGGCGGAGGAGgataaaataaaatgtaaagaggCGAACAAGATACAGTTCCAGTGAGCCGTGTGTTGGCCAGTGACTCGGCGTCAGTAAATCTAAAATCCTAGTGAGACTGATTGTGCATCTACCAAACCAGATCTGGGTTAATAATCAGATGAGAATGGTTACCGAAGACAACTTCGTCCCCGTCCTGCAGCGCCGGGATCTGGCCGAAAGGCTGCAAGCAAGCAACCAGAGGAGAAACAAAATTAGCGTCTGGATCTCGGCGAGGAACTACTGGTAATCAACGACGGAGCAGGGGAGGGAGCGTACGTTGAGCTTGAGGAAGTCGGGGTGCTTGTGGGCGCCGGTGCGGAGGTCGACGTCGACGAAGTCGAAGTCGAGGCCG is from Triticum aestivum cultivar Chinese Spring chromosome 3A, IWGSC CS RefSeq v2.1, whole genome shotgun sequence and encodes:
- the LOC123063260 gene encoding glutathione S-transferase 3 — its product is MAPIKLYGMMLSANVTRVTTLLNELGLDFDFVDVDLRTGAHKHPDFLKLNPFGQIPALQDGDEVVFESRAINRYIATKYGAALLPTPSAKLEAWLEVESHHFYPPARALVYELVIKPILGAPTDAAEVDKNAADLAKLLDVYEAHLAAGNKYLAGDAFTLADANHMSYLFMLTKSPKAGLVASRPHVKAWWEEISARPAWAKTVASIPLPPGV